AATGGTGATTGTTACCAGGAAAGATTTGAATCTTTCACCAGGTAAACTAGCTGCACAGGTTGCTCATGCTGCTGTTGCATGTGCGTTAGAAACAAAAAAAACTAATTCTAAGTGGTTTACAAAATGGCAGAGTGAGGGTGGGAAAAAAGCTGTTGTGAGAGTTGATTGTGAACAGGATTTTTATCCGCTTAAAGAAAAAGCTGAGCAGCTGAGGATTGTAACGTATCTTGTTGTTGATGCGGGTCATACTGAGATACCTGCTGGTACAAAAACGGTTTTAGGAATTGGACCTGCTCCAGAGAATCTGATAGATCAGGTCACTGGAAATTTACCTTTGCTGTAGGATTTTAACAAAAAATTTTTTTTGTCGAAAACATTATTAGAATACCTTGGTTTTTATTTTGTTTGATGAAACAACAAATCCGTTTGTTAGGTGTTGATGATTCACCATTCACATTTACTGAAAAGTATACGACGGTAATTGGTGTTGTGATGCGTGGTGGCGAATATCTTGAGTGTGTTTTGAGGAACCAGGTGGCCGTTGATGGATCTGATGCAACACCTGTTTGTAAAGAGATGATACAGAGTACGCGGCATAAAAAACAGTTGAAGGCTATGTTGCTTGATGGAATTGCTCTCGGTGGCTTCAATGTAGTTGACATCGACGAGGTATATTCTGCTACAAATCTACCAGTTATAACAGTCACTAGGGATAAACCTAATTTTGAGATGATAAAAAAGGCATTGAAAAAAAATTTTGATGACTGGAAAGAACGACTGGATCTAATGAAAAAAGGAAAACTCCACGAAATTAAAACTATGTACAACCCTATTTATGTTAAATGTGTTGGCTTGTCTATAGATGAGGCAAAAGAAATAATAAAGATTTCTACGATAAGGGGTGTCATACCAGAGCCCATAAGGGTGGCGCATCTTATAGCCTCAGGTATAACAACGGGTGAATCAGATGGTAAAGCCTAAAGCCAAGGTTGATAGCAGTAAATGTCTTGCTTGTTGCGGTTGTATTTCTGTTTGCCCACAGGATGCTATTA
This genomic stretch from Candidatus Thermoplasmatota archaeon harbors:
- the pth2 gene encoding peptidyl-tRNA hydrolase Pth2; translation: MNFEYKMVIVTRKDLNLSPGKLAAQVAHAAVACALETKKTNSKWFTKWQSEGGKKAVVRVDCEQDFYPLKEKAEQLRIVTYLVVDAGHTEIPAGTKTVLGIGPAPENLIDQVTGNLPLL
- a CDS encoding DUF99 family protein, coding for MKQQIRLLGVDDSPFTFTEKYTTVIGVVMRGGEYLECVLRNQVAVDGSDATPVCKEMIQSTRHKKQLKAMLLDGIALGGFNVVDIDEVYSATNLPVITVTRDKPNFEMIKKALKKNFDDWKERLDLMKKGKLHEIKTMYNPIYVKCVGLSIDEAKEIIKISTIRGVIPEPIRVAHLIASGITTGESDGKA